In the Ilumatobacteraceae bacterium genome, one interval contains:
- a CDS encoding alpha/beta hydrolase, giving the protein MSDLPVPGTPPGCERVAYVLVHREDAAFSDTYGGGGNVVGLDCHLVRPTESPAERVLVFMHPTGGGMYLPIVSGLAASGHHVIWANSRYRGTDSALIMEKVVADLGQVVRDARERLGYRHVVLAGWSGGGSLSAYYQAVANAGEGIADTPAGDPYVVPPEQLPPADALMMLAAHVSRHETLTEWMDASITDEVHPFDRDPALNLYDPSNPNHPPYTTGFVARYRAAQHARNRRITAWVRDELATLREAGEPHAERAFVVHGTMADPRWLDPTIDPSDREPGTCFLGDPKVVNDGPVGLARFCTLRSWLSQWSVDDARGDAQQSLPSVTQPVLVVGNTADDACTPSHTARLYEAISHDRKLLHQVQGATHYYTGKNGRAHLAEAIDVIGRFLDDHVG; this is encoded by the coding sequence GTGTCCGATCTGCCCGTACCGGGTACGCCGCCCGGCTGCGAGCGCGTCGCATACGTGCTCGTGCATCGCGAAGACGCGGCGTTCAGCGACACGTACGGGGGTGGCGGCAACGTCGTCGGCCTCGACTGCCACCTCGTGCGACCGACCGAGTCGCCGGCGGAGCGGGTGCTCGTGTTCATGCACCCGACCGGAGGGGGCATGTACCTCCCGATCGTGTCGGGACTGGCCGCGTCGGGTCATCACGTCATCTGGGCCAACTCGCGCTACCGCGGTACCGACTCGGCGTTGATCATGGAGAAGGTGGTCGCCGACCTCGGGCAGGTGGTCCGCGACGCCCGCGAACGTCTGGGCTACCGGCACGTGGTGCTCGCCGGATGGTCGGGCGGTGGTTCGCTGTCGGCGTACTACCAGGCGGTCGCGAACGCGGGGGAGGGGATCGCCGACACACCGGCCGGCGATCCGTACGTCGTCCCGCCCGAGCAGCTGCCGCCCGCCGACGCGCTGATGATGCTGGCGGCGCACGTCTCCCGCCACGAGACGCTGACCGAGTGGATGGATGCCTCGATCACCGACGAGGTCCACCCGTTCGATCGCGATCCGGCACTGAACCTGTACGACCCCTCCAACCCGAACCACCCGCCGTACACCACCGGGTTCGTCGCGCGATACCGGGCGGCCCAGCACGCCAGGAACCGTCGGATCACGGCGTGGGTCCGCGACGAACTCGCGACGCTCCGCGAGGCGGGGGAGCCACATGCCGAGCGGGCGTTCGTCGTGCATGGGACGATGGCCGATCCGCGCTGGCTCGACCCGACGATCGATCCGAGCGATCGGGAGCCCGGCACCTGCTTCCTGGGCGACCCGAAGGTGGTCAACGACGGTCCGGTCGGGCTGGCCAGGTTCTGCACCCTGCGGAGCTGGCTCAGCCAATGGAGCGTCGACGACGCCCGCGGCGACGCCCAGCAGTCGTTGCCGAGCGTGACCCAGCCGGTCCTCGTCGTCGGCAACACCGCCGACGACGCCTGCACTCCCAGCCACACCGCTCGGCTGTACGAAGCGATCTCGCACGACCGCAAGCTCCTCCACCAGGTGCAGGGTGCGACGCACTACTACACCGGGAAGAACGGCCGCGCCCACCTCGCCGAAGCGATCGACGTCATCGGCCGCTTCCTCGACGATCACGTGGGGTGA
- the purQ gene encoding phosphoribosylformylglycinamidine synthase I: MTAPNALVIAGPGTNRDRDLALAFELAGASATTVLVDELIERPQLLKSAQLIGVAGGFSYGDSLGAGRMLALDLMTGIGDEMRDFVATGRPVIGICNGFQVLTRSKLLPGALGHNSHGRFDCRWVVLEPQPKSRCVWTKGLDDPIHCPIAHGEGRYVHPDPDALADAGQVAIRYRSTNPNGSVADIAGVCNATGNVLGLMPHPENFVIGRQHPHHLRGAGLDNLGLALFRNGVAAAKEM, encoded by the coding sequence ATGACCGCGCCGAACGCGCTCGTGATCGCCGGCCCCGGCACCAACCGCGACCGCGATCTGGCGCTCGCGTTCGAGCTGGCCGGCGCCTCGGCGACCACGGTGCTCGTCGACGAGTTGATCGAACGGCCACAGTTGCTGAAGTCGGCCCAGCTGATCGGGGTCGCCGGCGGCTTCTCGTACGGCGACTCACTCGGGGCCGGACGCATGTTGGCGCTCGATCTGATGACCGGCATCGGTGACGAGATGCGCGACTTCGTGGCCACCGGCCGCCCCGTGATCGGTATCTGCAACGGTTTCCAGGTCCTGACCCGCTCGAAACTGCTGCCCGGTGCGCTCGGTCACAACAGCCACGGACGGTTCGACTGCCGCTGGGTCGTCCTCGAACCACAGCCGAAGTCGCGCTGCGTGTGGACCAAGGGTCTGGATGATCCGATCCACTGTCCGATCGCGCACGGCGAGGGTCGGTACGTCCACCCCGACCCCGATGCGCTCGCCGACGCCGGTCAGGTCGCGATTCGCTATCGCAGCACCAACCCCAACGGATCCGTCGCCGACATCGCCGGCGTGTGCAACGCGACCGGCAACGTGCTGGGTCTGATGCCACACCCCGAGAACTTCGTCATCGGCCGTCAGCACCCACACCATCTGCGCGGCGCCGGCCTCGACAACCTCGGATTGGCACTGTTCCGCAACGGTGTGGCCGCCGCCAAGGAGATGTGA
- a CDS encoding histidine phosphatase family protein: MSDSSDFRPTRVVLVRHGESKVTVRRVIGGPRTCSGLSPLGVEQSARLRDRLADTGELADATVLLASEYPRAVETAEIFAPSLGLTVQTDARFGEHDPGPVCDGLTFQEFVDRYGMPDWHGDPHAVTFPEGETLATFHHRVGEALSEAVRRHEGGLVVISCHGGVVDAAFRSLLRLPQTGAFDLHTLNTSLTEFVLTKPGRWRLARYNDAAHLHGLMKETPRE, from the coding sequence ATGAGCGACTCGTCCGACTTCCGACCGACCCGCGTCGTCCTCGTCCGACACGGCGAATCGAAGGTGACGGTCAGACGCGTGATCGGAGGCCCCCGGACGTGTAGCGGCTTGTCACCGCTCGGGGTCGAACAGTCGGCTCGGCTCCGCGATCGCCTGGCCGACACGGGGGAACTCGCCGACGCCACGGTGCTGCTGGCGAGCGAGTACCCGCGAGCCGTCGAGACCGCCGAGATCTTCGCACCCTCGCTCGGGCTCACCGTGCAGACCGACGCCCGCTTCGGCGAACACGATCCCGGCCCGGTCTGCGACGGCCTGACGTTCCAGGAGTTCGTCGACCGCTACGGGATGCCCGACTGGCACGGCGACCCGCACGCCGTCACGTTCCCCGAGGGCGAGACGCTGGCGACGTTCCACCATCGAGTCGGCGAAGCGTTGTCGGAAGCGGTGCGCCGACACGAGGGTGGTCTCGTGGTCATCTCGTGTCACGGCGGCGTCGTCGACGCTGCCTTCCGCTCACTCCTGCGGCTTCCCCAGACCGGGGCGTTCGACCTGCACACGCTCAACACCTCGCTGACCGAGTTCGTGCTGACCAAGCCGGGTCGCTGGCGGCTCGCTCGCTACAACGACGCCGCCCACCTGCACGGCCTCATGAAAGAGACCCCCCGGGAGTGA
- the purF gene encoding amidophosphoribosyltransferase encodes MNETPVSISDGPKEECGVMGISTPHGDGVAELTFFGLFALQHRGQEAAGIAVSDGQRARVHKDEGLVAHVFTPEAMAPLTGYHSIGHTRYSTTGSNAQRNIQPFLVETMHGPLAVAHNGNIVNASSLREELLNRGFGLTATSDSEVIGLMLAAAGGRTWQERLERTLPAWKGAFSLVMLAADEVIAVRDPWGFRPLSIGRLPQGGHAVASETCALQTLGCVEISEVQPGEIITLRGAEIERHQALAPAARSARCTFEFVYFSRPDSVWDGQNVHHVRQRLGVELARESGVDADVVIPVPDSSIPAAIGYSAESGIPHNDGLIKNRYIGRTFIEPTQSMRERGVALKFNALSENLAGKRVLMIDDSLVRGTTAGPLVKMLRDAGATEVHMRITCPPITHACHFGVDMGHDGDLMAAQRTVDEIRDHIGADSLAFLSLDGMMRAVGAEDGYCNACFTGDYPIAVGDAQAKLSFEGAIA; translated from the coding sequence GTGAACGAGACGCCCGTCAGCATCAGCGACGGTCCCAAGGAAGAGTGCGGCGTGATGGGGATCTCGACGCCGCACGGCGACGGCGTGGCGGAGCTGACGTTCTTCGGCCTGTTCGCGCTCCAGCACCGAGGGCAGGAGGCTGCCGGTATCGCCGTGAGCGACGGCCAGCGGGCGAGGGTCCACAAGGACGAAGGCCTCGTGGCCCACGTCTTCACGCCCGAGGCGATGGCGCCGCTGACCGGCTATCACTCGATCGGCCACACCAGGTACTCGACCACGGGCTCGAACGCCCAGCGCAACATCCAGCCGTTCCTCGTCGAGACCATGCACGGCCCGCTCGCCGTTGCGCACAACGGCAACATCGTCAACGCCAGCAGCCTGCGCGAAGAGCTCCTGAACCGTGGGTTCGGGCTCACGGCGACGAGCGACAGCGAGGTCATCGGTCTGATGCTCGCTGCCGCCGGCGGCCGCACCTGGCAGGAGCGCCTCGAGCGCACGTTGCCGGCCTGGAAGGGCGCGTTCTCGCTGGTCATGCTCGCCGCCGACGAGGTCATCGCTGTCCGTGACCCGTGGGGCTTCCGCCCCCTGTCGATCGGACGCCTGCCCCAGGGCGGCCACGCGGTGGCGAGTGAGACATGTGCGCTCCAGACGCTCGGTTGTGTGGAGATCAGCGAGGTCCAGCCGGGCGAGATCATCACGCTGCGAGGGGCGGAGATCGAACGCCACCAGGCGTTGGCGCCGGCGGCCAGGAGCGCACGCTGCACGTTCGAGTTCGTGTACTTCTCCCGGCCCGACTCGGTGTGGGACGGCCAGAACGTGCACCACGTGCGCCAGCGGCTCGGTGTCGAACTCGCCCGCGAGAGCGGCGTCGACGCCGATGTGGTGATCCCGGTGCCCGACTCCTCGATCCCGGCCGCCATCGGCTATTCCGCCGAGAGCGGCATCCCGCACAACGACGGCCTGATCAAGAACCGCTACATCGGCCGCACGTTCATCGAGCCGACCCAGTCGATGCGCGAACGTGGCGTGGCGCTGAAGTTCAACGCCCTGAGCGAGAACCTCGCCGGGAAGCGGGTGCTGATGATCGACGACTCTCTCGTACGCGGCACCACGGCAGGTCCGTTGGTCAAGATGCTGCGCGATGCGGGAGCGACCGAGGTGCACATGCGCATCACGTGCCCACCGATCACGCACGCCTGCCACTTCGGCGTCGACATGGGCCACGACGGTGACCTGATGGCTGCGCAGCGCACCGTCGACGAGATCCGCGATCACATCGGCGCCGACAGCCTGGCCTTCCTGTCGCTCGACGGCATGATGCGCGCGGTCGGCGCCGAGGACGGCTACTGCAACGCCTGCTTCACCGGCGACTACCCGATCGCCGTCGGTGACGCGCAGGCCAAGCTGTCGTTCGAGGGAGCGATCGCCTGA
- a CDS encoding VOC family protein encodes MTTQGLSNVRINGVHHLAISTADIKAQIEFFSDVLGAELEALFWMHGVPGGWHGFCRLNDFCSVAFVQLQGNAEIESELGVTHAGTGAGTSAPGTMQHVAFNVDTHDELLAIRDRIRSKGVNVIGHIDHGMCESIYFAGPEGLALEVATSSAAMNPDAWIDPEVVALAGISPEELERFRAPALFAGEGGSVPQPPVDPTKPHLPYPPKRYEQVLALSDAEITKLSSYAEPPVRV; translated from the coding sequence ATGACAACGCAGGGGCTGTCGAACGTGCGGATCAACGGGGTGCACCACCTCGCGATCAGCACGGCGGACATCAAGGCACAGATCGAGTTCTTCTCCGACGTGCTCGGCGCCGAACTCGAGGCGCTGTTCTGGATGCACGGTGTGCCCGGTGGCTGGCACGGGTTCTGTCGCCTGAACGACTTCTGCTCGGTCGCGTTCGTGCAGCTGCAGGGCAATGCCGAGATCGAGTCCGAACTCGGGGTCACCCACGCCGGGACCGGCGCCGGCACGTCGGCCCCCGGCACGATGCAGCACGTGGCGTTCAACGTCGACACCCACGACGAACTGTTGGCGATCCGCGACCGCATCCGCTCCAAGGGCGTCAACGTGATCGGCCACATCGATCACGGCATGTGCGAGTCGATCTACTTCGCCGGCCCGGAGGGATTGGCGCTCGAGGTCGCGACCTCCTCGGCGGCGATGAACCCCGACGCGTGGATCGACCCGGAGGTCGTGGCGCTCGCCGGCATCTCTCCCGAGGAACTCGAGCGGTTCAGGGCGCCCGCCCTGTTTGCCGGCGAGGGCGGATCCGTCCCGCAGCCACCGGTCGACCCGACCAAGCCGCACCTCCCATATCCGCCGAAGCGATACGAGCAGGTGCTCGCGCTCTCCGACGCCGAGATCACGAAGCTGAGCAGCTACGCCGAGCCGCCCGTCCGGGTCTGA
- the purL gene encoding phosphoribosylformylglycinamidine synthase subunit PurL, with the protein MAPRHRLTIRSIEPDPRAAAIAAAADQLGTDLQRPDEVQVADLYFLEGDLDQEQRNRLHGFLVDPLLQKGSWNEPTTDGTEIAFLPGVTDNAAGTLLRACERLGFDVTGAATGRRIEFGTSVDPTRREGLIKRVVANPVIERWEHGCIEPTFHPQAHATGTPEVVEIAGSTRDELVEIGRRRALALDPEELVVIQAYYAEQGREPTDIELETLAQTWSEHCAHKTFRAAITTDDGEDRSPLIAMLRETTESIDAPFVKSAFVGNAGIIGFEGDTTLALKAETHNHPSAVEPFGGANTGVGGVIRDVLGIGHRPIAITDVLCFGPPETRLEDVPDGALHPLRIREGVIAGVADYGNKIGLPTVAGAIVYDPGYTTNPLVFAGCIGAATGWEPDRGPFADDRVILLGGRTGRDGIRGATFSSLTMDATTGEVAGASVQIGDPIVEKLLIDVLVGAEDLYSAITDCGAGGLSSAVGEMAEGVGAEIDLDLVPLKYAGLEPWEIWLSEAQERMVISVPPAKLGELADRCRPHGVEMSDIGRFTGDGVLTVRSGGTDVLQMTTEFLHDGRPQREMVAEMPQPRRGEYVNREVSDHRDALLRLLSHRNIASKFRTIHRYDHEILGATAVRPLVGRLSDAPADGVVIADPTETAGFAIGIGLNPWQGLHDPEAMAYGAVDEAMRNVVAVGADPDRVALLDNFSWGDPLRATTLGELVAAVDGCCAAAMAYRAPFVSGKDSLNNEYTGADGQRHSVPPTLVITAVAHVPDADRCVTPALAQAGNVLIQLGSTSREFAGSHLDLVFGEPAKVGSAPAPDPDAPSRYRHLHQAINSGLVRACHDISEGGLAVTLAEMCIGGRLGAEITDLPHDHLAASLFAESQSRLVVEVAEDDVERFSDVMHEPVHVLGRVIVEQELRLAGVDPIPIETLADAFNRISFPDPIGDDA; encoded by the coding sequence GTGGCCCCACGGCACCGTCTGACGATCCGCTCCATCGAACCCGATCCCCGAGCGGCAGCCATCGCGGCGGCCGCCGACCAACTCGGCACCGACCTCCAGCGTCCCGATGAGGTGCAGGTCGCGGACCTGTACTTCCTGGAGGGCGACCTCGACCAGGAGCAACGCAACCGACTGCACGGTTTCCTCGTCGATCCGCTGCTCCAGAAGGGCTCGTGGAACGAGCCGACCACGGACGGCACCGAGATCGCGTTCCTGCCCGGCGTCACCGACAATGCGGCCGGCACGCTCCTCCGGGCCTGCGAGCGGCTCGGCTTCGACGTGACCGGAGCGGCGACCGGACGCCGGATCGAGTTCGGGACGTCCGTCGACCCGACCCGACGCGAGGGTCTCATCAAGCGGGTCGTCGCCAACCCGGTGATCGAACGATGGGAACACGGCTGCATCGAGCCGACGTTCCACCCGCAGGCGCACGCCACCGGCACGCCGGAGGTCGTCGAGATCGCCGGCAGCACACGTGACGAACTGGTCGAGATCGGGCGCCGGCGCGCCCTGGCCCTCGACCCGGAAGAGCTCGTCGTGATCCAGGCGTACTACGCCGAACAGGGCCGCGAGCCGACCGATATCGAACTCGAGACCCTCGCTCAGACGTGGAGCGAGCACTGCGCTCACAAGACGTTCCGGGCCGCGATCACCACCGACGACGGCGAAGACCGGTCGCCGCTGATCGCCATGCTTCGTGAGACCACCGAGTCGATCGATGCGCCGTTCGTGAAGTCCGCGTTCGTCGGCAATGCCGGGATCATCGGGTTCGAGGGCGACACGACGCTGGCGCTCAAGGCCGAGACCCACAACCACCCGTCGGCGGTCGAACCGTTCGGTGGGGCGAACACCGGCGTCGGCGGCGTGATCCGCGACGTGCTCGGGATCGGCCATCGCCCGATCGCGATCACCGATGTCCTGTGCTTCGGCCCGCCGGAGACCCGCCTCGAAGACGTGCCCGACGGCGCGCTCCACCCGCTGCGCATCCGCGAAGGTGTGATCGCCGGCGTCGCCGACTACGGCAACAAGATCGGCCTGCCGACCGTGGCCGGCGCGATCGTGTACGACCCCGGGTACACCACCAATCCGCTCGTGTTCGCCGGTTGCATCGGCGCCGCCACGGGGTGGGAGCCCGATCGGGGGCCGTTCGCCGACGACCGGGTGATCCTGCTCGGAGGCCGCACCGGCCGCGACGGCATCCGCGGCGCCACGTTCAGTTCCCTGACCATGGACGCGACGACCGGTGAGGTGGCCGGCGCCTCGGTCCAGATCGGCGACCCGATCGTCGAGAAGTTGCTCATCGACGTGCTCGTCGGCGCCGAAGATCTGTACTCGGCGATCACCGACTGCGGGGCCGGCGGGCTCTCCTCGGCGGTCGGCGAGATGGCCGAAGGCGTCGGCGCCGAGATCGATCTCGACCTGGTGCCGCTCAAGTACGCCGGTCTCGAACCCTGGGAGATCTGGTTGTCCGAGGCACAGGAGCGGATGGTGATCTCCGTCCCACCCGCGAAGCTGGGTGAACTCGCCGATCGGTGTCGGCCGCACGGCGTCGAGATGTCCGACATCGGTCGGTTCACCGGCGACGGTGTCCTCACGGTGCGCAGCGGCGGCACCGACGTGCTGCAGATGACGACCGAGTTCCTGCACGACGGTCGACCGCAGCGTGAGATGGTCGCCGAGATGCCGCAGCCGCGCCGTGGCGAGTACGTCAACCGCGAGGTGTCCGACCACCGCGATGCGCTGCTGCGGTTGCTGTCGCACCGGAACATCGCTTCGAAGTTCCGCACGATCCACCGCTACGACCACGAGATCCTCGGAGCGACCGCCGTTCGGCCGCTCGTGGGCCGTCTGTCCGACGCCCCGGCCGACGGCGTGGTGATCGCCGACCCGACGGAGACCGCCGGCTTCGCGATCGGCATCGGGTTGAACCCGTGGCAGGGTCTGCACGATCCCGAGGCGATGGCGTACGGCGCCGTGGACGAGGCGATGCGCAACGTGGTGGCCGTCGGCGCCGACCCCGACCGGGTCGCACTGCTCGACAACTTCTCGTGGGGCGACCCACTGCGCGCCACGACGCTCGGGGAGCTGGTCGCGGCCGTCGACGGTTGCTGCGCCGCGGCGATGGCCTACCGGGCGCCGTTCGTGTCCGGCAAGGATTCGCTCAACAACGAGTACACGGGTGCCGACGGCCAGCGGCACTCGGTACCCCCGACGCTCGTGATCACCGCGGTCGCCCACGTCCCCGACGCCGACCGTTGCGTCACCCCCGCGCTCGCCCAGGCCGGCAACGTGCTGATCCAGCTCGGGAGCACGAGCCGCGAGTTCGCCGGCAGCCACCTCGACCTGGTGTTCGGCGAGCCGGCGAAGGTCGGCAGCGCTCCCGCCCCCGACCCCGACGCACCCAGCCGGTACCGCCACCTGCACCAGGCGATCAACAGCGGGCTGGTGCGCGCCTGCCACGACATCAGCGAAGGGGGCTTGGCCGTCACGCTCGCCGAGATGTGCATCGGCGGTCGGCTGGGCGCCGAGATCACCGACCTGCCGCACGACCACCTCGCGGCCAGCCTGTTCGCCGAATCGCAGAGTCGGCTGGTGGTCGAGGTCGCCGAAGACGACGTCGAACGGTTCAGCGACGTCATGCACGAACCGGTCCACGTCCTCGGCCGGGTCATCGTCGAGCAGGAACTGCGTCTGGCCGGCGTCGACCCGATCCCGATCGAGACGTTGGCCGACGCGTTCAACAGGATCTCGTTCCCCGACCCGATCGGAGACGACGCATGA
- a CDS encoding GMC family oxidoreductase — translation MTRWLVVGGGSAGCVVAARLSEVPSDEVTLLEAGSDQGAVSGAPGQPVVDRASMLRSDVTVVRRPGADPVPYLQGSGLGGSSLVNGAVVVGDPVVEARGHQLPIEPADDLGPVARAVLAVAGDGARVGLVRRGGRRVTVVDAYLRPALARDNLRVRCETNVARIVFDDRRAIGVETTAGEQIPADRVVVCAGAIETPALLLRSGVDTPGVGDGIQDHAGIAISFDLAAGPSDGVAIGAIVARPHRQIVVMDRLPGRTDMGALIAGHLTVRSTGRVSLPDPDGPPLVELRQLTDPADGEALAGVLREAVALLDDPALGEVVGARYVDEHGTSPDAIMRDEGALRAWLPDHLGGFHHVAASCRSGTVLDGDGAVRGYDGVYVCDASALPAVPSRNLYLTVVRRAERFAARRVR, via the coding sequence GTGACCCGCTGGCTGGTGGTCGGCGGTGGATCGGCCGGATGTGTCGTGGCCGCCCGGCTGAGCGAGGTGCCCTCCGACGAGGTGACCCTGCTCGAGGCGGGATCCGACCAGGGGGCGGTGTCGGGCGCTCCGGGCCAGCCCGTCGTCGATCGTGCCTCGATGCTGCGATCGGACGTGACGGTCGTGCGGCGACCCGGTGCCGACCCGGTGCCCTATCTGCAGGGATCCGGCTTGGGAGGTTCGTCCCTCGTCAACGGTGCCGTGGTCGTCGGCGACCCGGTGGTCGAGGCACGTGGCCACCAACTCCCGATCGAGCCGGCCGACGACCTCGGCCCGGTCGCCCGGGCCGTGCTCGCCGTCGCCGGCGACGGCGCCCGTGTCGGCCTCGTCCGCCGCGGCGGGCGACGGGTCACCGTGGTCGATGCGTACCTGCGACCGGCGCTCGCCCGGGACAACCTGCGAGTGCGGTGTGAGACGAACGTCGCCCGCATCGTGTTCGACGATCGTCGGGCGATCGGTGTCGAGACCACAGCGGGCGAGCAGATACCGGCCGACCGCGTCGTCGTGTGCGCCGGAGCGATCGAGACGCCGGCGCTGCTGCTCCGCTCCGGTGTCGACACCCCGGGGGTCGGCGACGGGATCCAGGACCATGCCGGCATCGCCATCTCGTTCGACCTGGCGGCCGGGCCGTCCGACGGTGTGGCGATCGGTGCGATCGTCGCACGACCGCACCGGCAGATCGTGGTCATGGACCGCCTGCCCGGTCGGACCGACATGGGAGCGTTGATCGCCGGTCACCTGACCGTGCGCAGCACCGGACGAGTGTCGCTGCCGGATCCGGACGGTCCACCGCTCGTCGAACTCCGCCAGCTCACTGATCCGGCCGACGGCGAGGCGCTCGCCGGCGTGCTCAGGGAAGCGGTCGCGCTGCTCGACGACCCGGCGCTCGGCGAGGTCGTCGGCGCCCGATACGTCGACGAGCACGGCACGTCGCCCGACGCGATCATGCGCGACGAGGGAGCGCTCCGAGCCTGGCTGCCCGATCACCTGGGCGGTTTCCACCACGTTGCTGCCTCGTGCCGCTCCGGCACCGTGCTCGACGGCGACGGCGCGGTCCGTGGCTACGACGGCGTGTACGTGTGCGACGCGTCGGCGCTCCCCGCCGTGCCGTCCCGCAATCTGTACCTGACGGTCGTCCGGCGCGCCGAACGCTTCGCGGCGCGCCGGGTTCGCTGA
- a CDS encoding phosphoribosylaminoimidazolesuccinocarboxamide synthase has protein sequence MRTSLFDPFMEIDLPLSDRRDGKVRASWSVGERQRLIVTTDRLSAFDRVLAGVPYKGQVLNQLSAWWFERTADIVANHVVSVPDPNALLAESARPLPVEVVVRGHITGVTDTSLWGMYETGARSMYGYELPDGLVKNTPLPRHIVTPTTKAEAGGHDEPLSCAEVTERGLLDPELWDRVVEAALAVFRRGVELGAAAGMILADTKYEFGLTADDELILIDEVHTPDSSRWWVADSYEARLAAGDEPESLDKEVVRRAFAAIGYKGDGPVPDVPGEVWSATTGRYIVAYERLTGTTFSPGAYPVADRLVENLTKAGLL, from the coding sequence ATGCGCACGAGTCTGTTCGACCCGTTCATGGAGATCGACCTCCCGCTGTCCGATCGCCGCGACGGCAAGGTGCGGGCCTCGTGGTCGGTCGGCGAACGGCAACGCCTGATCGTCACGACCGACCGCCTCTCGGCGTTCGACCGGGTGCTCGCCGGGGTCCCGTACAAGGGCCAGGTCCTGAACCAGCTGTCGGCGTGGTGGTTCGAACGCACGGCCGACATCGTGGCGAACCACGTGGTCTCGGTGCCCGACCCCAACGCGCTGCTCGCCGAGTCGGCGCGCCCGTTGCCGGTCGAGGTCGTCGTTCGTGGCCACATCACCGGCGTGACCGATACGTCGCTGTGGGGCATGTACGAGACCGGTGCCCGGTCGATGTACGGCTACGAGCTGCCCGACGGGCTCGTCAAGAACACCCCGCTCCCCCGGCACATCGTGACGCCCACCACCAAGGCCGAAGCGGGCGGCCACGACGAACCGTTGTCGTGCGCCGAGGTCACCGAACGTGGCCTGCTCGACCCCGAGCTGTGGGACCGTGTGGTCGAAGCCGCACTCGCTGTCTTCCGGCGCGGGGTCGAACTCGGTGCGGCCGCCGGGATGATCCTGGCCGACACCAAGTACGAGTTCGGCCTCACCGCCGACGACGAGTTGATCCTGATCGACGAGGTCCACACGCCCGACTCGTCCCGATGGTGGGTCGCCGACTCCTACGAGGCACGGCTCGCCGCGGGCGACGAGCCGGAGAGCCTCGACAAAGAGGTCGTGCGTCGGGCCTTCGCCGCCATCGGCTACAAAGGTGACGGCCCGGTACCCGACGTACCGGGCGAGGTCTGGTCGGCCACCACCGGGCGGTACATCGTCGCCTACGAACGCCTCACCGGCACCACATTCAGCCCCGGCGCCTATCCGGTCGCCGACCGATTGGTCGAGAACCTCACGAAAGCAGGCCTGCTGTGA
- a CDS encoding EVE domain-containing protein → MAKWLLKSEPDVFGYDDLVRNKREGWDGVRNYQARNFMREMRRGDRAIFYHSNAKPPGVAGICKIVKGAEPDPTQFDPSAKYHDPASDPDDPRWDWVTVAPDRPLEFVSLDELKQMPELVDCKLLARGNRLSVMPLTDAEFDAIVAAADAKRART, encoded by the coding sequence GTGGCGAAATGGCTGTTGAAATCGGAACCCGACGTCTTCGGATACGACGACCTGGTCCGCAACAAGCGGGAGGGCTGGGACGGCGTGCGGAACTACCAGGCTCGCAACTTCATGCGGGAGATGCGTCGTGGCGACCGGGCGATCTTCTACCACTCCAACGCGAAACCGCCAGGTGTCGCCGGCATCTGCAAGATCGTCAAGGGCGCCGAACCCGATCCGACGCAGTTCGATCCGTCCGCCAAGTACCACGACCCGGCATCCGACCCCGACGACCCGCGATGGGACTGGGTGACCGTGGCGCCGGACCGACCGCTCGAGTTCGTGTCGCTCGATGAACTGAAGCAGATGCCCGAACTGGTCGACTGCAAGCTGCTCGCCCGCGGCAACCGCCTGTCGGTCATGCCGCTCACCGACGCCGAGTTCGACGCCATCGTCGCCGCGGCCGACGCAAAACGGGCCCGGACATGA